In Flavobacterium endoglycinae, one DNA window encodes the following:
- a CDS encoding alpha/beta fold hydrolase — MKVLATALFLTISLFAKGQNLYIKTYGNEKNKTIIFIHGGPSGNATLFEGTTAQKLADLGFYVIAYDRRGEGRSADPDAKFTFEEAFQDLNSIYATHHLKKAIILGHSFGGLVATLYTNKYPQNVSALVLAGALFSQQETYDHILYTLKKKYSNDSEQLKKISIVENLNKNSAEYRKGCYGLAGENGFFKMPNPTAASKKLYADYEAGEFYKTNIRNKNAPLIFYQNEKQNNIDSRPFLKKIKTAGVPIYGIYGKDDGIFSSAQINSMKAITGEKHFAFLDNCSHYLFVDQQAAFLSNLKNWLK, encoded by the coding sequence ATGAAAGTATTAGCAACTGCTTTATTTCTTACTATTTCGCTTTTCGCGAAAGGGCAAAACCTTTACATCAAAACTTACGGAAACGAAAAGAATAAAACCATAATTTTTATTCACGGCGGACCAAGCGGCAATGCGACTTTGTTTGAAGGAACCACGGCTCAAAAACTAGCCGATTTAGGTTTTTATGTAATTGCTTACGATCGAAGAGGTGAAGGAAGATCTGCAGATCCAGATGCGAAATTTACTTTCGAAGAAGCTTTTCAAGATCTAAATTCGATTTATGCAACACATCATTTAAAGAAAGCAATTATTCTAGGTCATAGTTTTGGCGGTTTGGTTGCGACACTTTACACCAATAAATATCCGCAAAATGTGAGCGCTTTGGTTTTGGCTGGTGCTTTGTTTTCGCAACAAGAAACCTACGATCATATTTTATATACATTGAAGAAAAAGTACAGTAACGATTCTGAACAATTGAAGAAAATCAGTATTGTAGAGAATCTAAATAAAAATTCTGCCGAATATAGAAAAGGATGTTACGGACTTGCTGGAGAAAATGGCTTTTTTAAAATGCCAAATCCAACTGCAGCATCTAAAAAACTATACGCGGATTATGAAGCTGGAGAATTTTACAAGACCAACATTCGAAATAAAAATGCTCCATTAATTTTTTATCAAAACGAAAAACAAAACAATATCGACAGCAGACCTTTTTTAAAGAAAATCAAAACTGCTGGAGTTCCTATTTATGGAATTTACGGAAAGGATGATGGCATTTTTTCATCAGCACAAATTAATTCTATGAAAGCAATAACGGGCGAAAAACACTTTGCTTTCCTTGATAATTGCTCGCATTATCTATTTGTTGACCAACAGGCAGCATTTCTTTCCAACCTAAAAAATTGGCTGAAATAA
- a CDS encoding MFS transporter: protein MEEIKSAKPDPYQALRYREFNVFLLLRFAMVFAWSMQFIVIEWEVYSLTKNPLSLGIIGLMEIIPAVSMSLFAGHIVDQREKKSLLVKCILGFSVISFGLFLLTWPKVVGDFSKDYILYSIYTLVFFGGIVRSFMGPTIFSLLSLIIPKKVYPNAATWSSSVWQIGAVMGPALAGFSINWIGVHWSMCLVFGFSILSLIALSQISQKPIINPKMGESIKDSLMEGLTFVFKNKIVLGALSLDMIAVLFGGAVALLPVFAQDILKVGPEGFGILRAAPAVGAFITMLVSAYVPLYENAGKKLLIAIFVFGLSIILFGLSTYFWLSVFALFLSGLADGISVVIRQTILQLKTPDHMRGRVGAVNSIFVGSSNELGAFESGATAKLMGVVTSVVFGGSVTLLTVIVTALKSPTFRNLDLKRDMDEHHKLE, encoded by the coding sequence ATGGAAGAGATTAAATCAGCCAAACCAGATCCTTATCAGGCACTTCGTTACCGAGAATTCAACGTTTTTTTACTATTGCGTTTTGCTATGGTTTTTGCTTGGTCTATGCAGTTTATTGTTATAGAATGGGAAGTGTATAGTTTAACCAAAAACCCACTTTCTTTAGGAATTATTGGCTTAATGGAAATCATTCCTGCGGTTTCAATGTCTTTGTTTGCAGGACATATTGTAGACCAAAGAGAAAAGAAAAGCTTATTGGTAAAATGTATTTTAGGATTCTCAGTAATTAGTTTTGGTCTTTTCTTATTGACTTGGCCAAAAGTAGTGGGTGATTTCTCTAAAGATTACATTTTATATTCAATTTATACTCTTGTGTTTTTTGGCGGAATCGTACGTTCTTTTATGGGACCAACGATCTTCTCTCTTTTATCATTAATTATTCCTAAAAAAGTATATCCAAATGCTGCAACTTGGAGCAGTTCGGTATGGCAGATTGGAGCTGTTATGGGACCAGCTTTGGCCGGATTCTCTATCAACTGGATTGGTGTTCATTGGTCTATGTGTTTGGTTTTTGGATTTTCGATTCTTTCGTTAATTGCCTTATCACAAATCAGCCAAAAGCCAATTATAAACCCGAAAATGGGAGAATCTATAAAAGATAGTCTTATGGAAGGTTTGACATTTGTATTTAAAAACAAAATTGTTTTGGGCGCATTATCACTAGATATGATTGCGGTACTTTTTGGAGGAGCCGTTGCACTATTGCCCGTTTTTGCACAAGACATCTTAAAAGTAGGTCCTGAAGGTTTCGGCATTTTAAGAGCTGCTCCTGCTGTGGGTGCTTTTATTACGATGTTAGTTTCGGCCTATGTGCCTTTGTATGAAAATGCTGGAAAGAAACTTTTAATTGCCATTTTTGTTTTTGGTTTATCAATCATCTTATTTGGATTATCGACTTATTTCTGGCTTTCTGTTTTCGCCTTATTTTTAAGCGGATTGGCTGATGGAATTTCTGTGGTAATCCGTCAGACTATTTTACAGCTTAAAACTCCAGATCATATGCGCGGACGCGTTGGTGCCGTTAACTCCATTTTTGTTGGATCTTCAAACGAATTAGGTGCTTTTGAAAGTGGTGCAACGGCTAAGTTGATGGGCGTTGTAACATCAGTTGTTTTTGGAGGAAGTGTTACGCTTTTAACAGTAATCGTTACTGCTTTAAAATCGCCAACCTTTAGAAACTTAGATTTGAAAAGAGATATGGATGAACACCATAAATTGGAGTAA